The genome window CCGAGGTCTTCAACTGCGGCGCGCCCGATACAGGCAACATGGAAGTGCTCGTGCGCTACGGCACCGATGAGCACCGCGAGCAGTGGCTCAAGCCGCTTCTTGCCGGGGAGATCCGCTCGGCCTTCCTGATGACCGAGCCGGCAGTGGCGTCCTCGGATGCGACGAACATCCAGTGCGAGATCAAGCGCGATGGCGACGACTATGTCATCAACGGCCGCAAGTGGTGGAGCAGCGGCGCCGGTGACCCGCGCTGCAAGATCGCGATCGTGATGGGCAAGACCGATCCCAATGCCGCCAAGCACTCCCAGCAGTCCATGATCCTGGTGCCCTTCGATGCGCCCGGCGTGAAGATCGAACGCATGCTCCACGTCTTCGGCTACGACGACGCGCCCCACGGCCATGCCGAGATCGAACTCAAGGACGTGCGGGTTCCGGCCAGCAATATCCTGCTTGGCGAGGGTCGCGGCTTCGAGATCGCCCAGGGGCGCCTGGGGCCGGGCCGCATCCATCACTGCATGCGCTGCATCGGCGCGGCCGAGCGTGCCCTCGAACTGATGTGCAAGCGCGCCAACGAGCGCGTCGCCTTCGGCGGGCCCATTGCGGGAATGGGTGTGACCAAGCACCACGTGGCCGAATGCCGCATCAAGATCGACATGGCCCGCCTGCTTACGCTCAATGCCGCCTACATGATGGACACCGTGGGCAACAAGGCCGCGCGCAAGGAAATCGCGATGATCAAGGTCGTCGCACCGAACGTCGCGCTCGACGTGCTCGACCGCGCCATCCAGACCCACGGCGGCGCGGGCGTGTGCCAGGACTTCCCCCTGGCGCGCACGTGGGCGAACCTTCGCACCCTGCGCCTGGCAGACGGTCCCGACGAGGTCCATCGCGATCAGATCGGGCGTCTTG of Chrysiogenia bacterium contains these proteins:
- a CDS encoding acyl-CoA dehydrogenase, with translation MDFDFSDKVKDIQRRLVDFMEQHVYPNEKTYEEQLNEAPTRWTIPPIMEQLKEKARSEGLWNLFLPESEFGAGLTNVEYASLCEIMGRSGIAPEVFNCGAPDTGNMEVLVRYGTDEHREQWLKPLLAGEIRSAFLMTEPAVASSDATNIQCEIKRDGDDYVINGRKWWSSGAGDPRCKIAIVMGKTDPNAAKHSQQSMILVPFDAPGVKIERMLHVFGYDDAPHGHAEIELKDVRVPASNILLGEGRGFEIAQGRLGPGRIHHCMRCIGAAERALELMCKRANERVAFGGPIAGMGVTKHHVAECRIKIDMARLLTLNAAYMMDTVGNKAARKEIAMIKVVAPNVALDVLDRAIQTHGGAGVCQDFPLARTWANLRTLRLADGPDEVHRDQIGRLELRKWG